The following are encoded in a window of Natronoarchaeum philippinense genomic DNA:
- a CDS encoding alpha-ketoacid dehydrogenase subunit beta, translated as MASKQHPTETPDPSAVETDSLTLVEAVREAMATELARDDDVLVMGEDVGANGGVFRATDGLYEEFGEDRVIDTPLAESGIVGTAVGMAAYGLKPVAEVQFMGFIYPAFDQLVSHAARLRTRSRGRFTAPMVVRAPYGGGIRAPEHHSESTEAFFAHQPGLKVAVPSTPYDAKGMLLSAIRDPDPVLFLEPKLIYRAFRGDVPREDYEVPLGEATVRREGSDVTAYAWGAMAHRTTEAAENLDSEIDVEVVDLRSLSPLDRETIVDSFEKTGRAVVVHEAPRTGGLAGEITSILQEEALLYQEAPVERVTGFDTPFPLYATEDFYLPEPTRIEDGIREAVEF; from the coding sequence ATGGCGAGCAAACAACACCCCACCGAGACGCCGGACCCGAGCGCGGTCGAGACTGACTCGTTGACGCTGGTCGAGGCGGTTCGAGAGGCAATGGCGACGGAACTGGCCCGCGACGACGACGTGCTGGTGATGGGTGAGGACGTAGGAGCGAACGGCGGCGTGTTCCGCGCCACCGACGGGCTGTACGAGGAGTTCGGGGAAGACCGCGTGATCGACACCCCGTTGGCGGAATCGGGCATCGTCGGCACGGCCGTCGGGATGGCCGCCTACGGCCTCAAGCCGGTCGCCGAAGTCCAGTTTATGGGCTTTATTTACCCCGCGTTCGACCAACTCGTCTCCCACGCCGCGCGCCTGCGAACGCGCTCGCGCGGCCGGTTCACCGCCCCGATGGTCGTCCGGGCGCCCTACGGCGGCGGCATCCGCGCGCCCGAGCACCACTCCGAGTCGACGGAGGCCTTCTTCGCCCACCAGCCCGGCCTCAAGGTCGCGGTCCCCTCGACGCCCTACGACGCCAAGGGGATGTTACTCAGCGCGATCCGCGATCCAGATCCCGTCCTCTTTCTCGAACCGAAGCTGATCTACCGGGCGTTCCGGGGCGACGTGCCCCGAGAGGACTACGAGGTGCCGCTGGGCGAGGCCACCGTCCGACGCGAGGGATCGGACGTGACGGCCTACGCGTGGGGCGCGATGGCCCACCGGACGACCGAAGCCGCCGAGAACCTCGACAGCGAGATCGACGTGGAGGTGGTCGACCTGCGCTCGCTGTCGCCGCTGGACCGCGAGACGATCGTCGACTCCTTCGAGAAGACCGGCCGCGCCGTCGTCGTTCACGAGGCGCCCCGCACCGGCGGGCTGGCCGGCGAGATCACGTCGATCCTCCAAGAGGAGGCCCTGCTGTATCAGGAGGCGCCGGTCGAGCGCGTCACCGGCTTCGACACGCCGTTCCCGCTGTACGCCACCGAGGACTTCTACCTGCCCGAACCGACGCGCATCGAGGACGGAATCAGGGAGGCGGTGGAGTTCTGA
- a CDS encoding dihydrolipoamide acetyltransferase family protein translates to MVREFKLPDVGEGVAEGEIVRWAVEPGDAVTEDQPVAEVETDKAVVDVPAPVDGTVKELLAEEGEIVPVGDVIVTFDTDEEGEPESDAQMETDADAETAADAEAETASDADTAASGRVFAPPSVRRLAREEGVDLGAIEGTGPGGRITAGDVDAAASGDAGAAASGGADARADAAASSTAPDAEAAVDAEMQSQESTGGAEAPSQEATPVAETGRETARTDAADAADRDRTLAAPATRRVAREEGVDLDAVPATEERDGEAFVTEQAVREYAATQREAQTAETASLQADTGAAADTAVAGERERRRPYRGVRRTIGERMSDAKFSAPHVTHHDTADATELVELRERLAPEADERGIRLTYTPLVMKAVVAALKQHPIVNAQLDEDAEEIVEKRYYNVGVAADTEAGLMVPVVDDVDGKGLLQVASETNELVQKARERSIEPSELRGGTFTITNVGAIGGEYATPIINRPQVAILALGAIEQRPVVEDGEVVARHTLPLSLSIDHRVVDGADAARFTNTLMEYLEEPSLLLLE, encoded by the coding sequence ATGGTCCGAGAGTTCAAACTGCCCGACGTGGGCGAAGGCGTCGCCGAGGGCGAGATCGTGCGCTGGGCCGTCGAACCCGGCGACGCCGTCACCGAGGACCAGCCCGTCGCCGAAGTCGAGACCGACAAGGCCGTCGTCGACGTGCCCGCGCCGGTCGACGGCACAGTCAAAGAACTGCTCGCCGAGGAGGGCGAGATCGTCCCCGTCGGCGACGTGATCGTCACGTTCGACACCGACGAGGAGGGCGAACCCGAATCCGATGCCCAGATGGAGACGGACGCCGACGCTGAGACAGCGGCGGACGCCGAAGCAGAGACAGCCTCCGACGCGGACACGGCGGCATCTGGCCGCGTGTTCGCGCCGCCGAGCGTCCGGCGGTTGGCACGCGAGGAGGGCGTCGATCTCGGAGCGATCGAGGGCACCGGGCCGGGCGGACGCATCACGGCCGGCGACGTGGACGCTGCCGCGAGCGGGGATGCCGGAGCAGCCGCAAGCGGCGGCGCAGATGCTCGGGCGGACGCCGCGGCGTCGTCGACCGCCCCCGACGCCGAGGCGGCGGTCGATGCCGAAATGCAATCGCAGGAATCGACGGGCGGCGCCGAAGCGCCGTCGCAGGAAGCGACACCGGTTGCGGAGACTGGCAGAGAGACGGCGCGGACCGACGCCGCGGACGCCGCCGACCGCGACCGGACGCTGGCCGCGCCGGCGACGCGGCGGGTCGCCCGCGAGGAAGGCGTCGATCTCGACGCGGTCCCGGCGACAGAGGAGCGCGACGGCGAGGCGTTCGTCACCGAGCAGGCGGTCCGGGAGTACGCCGCCACCCAGCGCGAGGCACAGACGGCCGAGACAGCGTCCCTGCAGGCCGACACCGGAGCGGCGGCCGACACCGCAGTTGCGGGAGAGCGCGAGCGACGCCGCCCCTACCGCGGCGTCCGGCGGACGATCGGCGAGCGCATGAGCGACGCGAAGTTCAGCGCGCCCCACGTCACCCACCACGACACGGCCGACGCGACCGAACTGGTCGAGTTGCGCGAGCGACTCGCCCCCGAAGCCGACGAGCGCGGCATCCGGCTGACCTACACGCCGCTCGTGATGAAAGCCGTCGTCGCCGCGTTGAAACAGCACCCGATCGTGAACGCACAACTCGACGAGGACGCCGAGGAGATCGTCGAGAAGCGCTACTACAACGTCGGCGTCGCCGCCGACACCGAGGCGGGGCTGATGGTGCCGGTCGTCGATGACGTCGACGGGAAGGGACTCCTGCAGGTCGCCTCCGAGACGAACGAACTCGTCCAGAAGGCCCGCGAGCGCTCGATCGAGCCGAGCGAGCTGCGCGGCGGCACGTTCACGATCACGAACGTCGGCGCGATCGGCGGCGAGTACGCCACGCCGATCATCAACCGGCCGCAGGTCGCCATCCTCGCGCTCGGGGCGATCGAGCAGCGGCCGGTGGTCGAAGACGGCGAGGTCGTCGCCCGCCACACGCTGCCGCTGTCGCTGTCGATCGACCACCGGGTCGTCGACGGCGCCGATGCCGCCCGATTTACGAACACCCTGATGGAGTATCTCGAAGAACCGTCGCTGTTGCTGCTGGAATAG